Genomic window (Temnothorax longispinosus isolate EJ_2023e chromosome 3, Tlon_JGU_v1, whole genome shotgun sequence):
CTCGAAaatagattctttttttttctataaagataaaacacttttatttatgccataatttttattacagacATCACGTCTTAGTAATGTACCGGACAAAATGAGACGAGCAGATCAgaacatacatttttatcacgAAGACAAAACTCTTCGTTTGAATATTTCTGAATCGTCTAAATATCAGCCGGGCAGTCACGAGTTGGATGCTGAAACGATGCGGAATATACTTACCCAGCTTTTGGCCAAGACCGATTatacaaagaagaagaagaagaacccGCATCATCATTACGAAGCGGTCTTCAGAGATATCACTAATATCGATAAACCAGTGACAACTCATCCTGGAAACTTACAACAAGATCAGCTTCGCGAAAAGTCAATAAACAATCTTGAATccaacaataaaaatgtatcagaAAATAGTACAAAGTGCGTTATTTTCCTTATTAATACTTCTGACTAATAACTTAATGACTATgttcaataaatattacggtacttttctcttttattaaaaaaatttgaaaattaatattaaacatgttattaattaaatctaactttgtaaattgtaaacaaGTCTCATTTATATctaattgattttcttttccTAACTTTTTTCTTTGCGATTGAAAATTGTGAACTCAATTGTTTCAGATCCACGCTATTGTCTTCGAAAATACCAATTTCTGTCCAAGAAAAGCAATACAACCACAAAGAATCTAAGATCCAACAGACTGCCGCGTCTTCTTCTAAGCTCCATCCGAGTTCTACAGTATCCAGCAAGCAAACGGAGTCTAGTATGGCACGAGAAATCATGAAAGAGCAAGAAGAGTCGACAACTAAACAGGCAAACTTTGAGGAGGTGTTTCAAGATGTCCTACGAAAAATCAATTCCTTAGGTGACCGTGGTAAACAAATGTTGCACAAATTGATGGATACGATTGACGCGGAAGCCGGCGCTAAAGGCGCTGCGTTGAAGCAATTGGTAAACGACACGATGAACGACAAGAAATTGTCGAGCGAAGCTAAACAGAGAAGAAGGAGAGATTTAATTCTTTCATCGCCGCTTTATGAGGAACTAACACAGGAGGATGAAGATGGTGACGCAGCGTTAGAAGAggtaaaagtttttttccacTGTATTTCTTATGTTTTATTAGCGTAAAGTGCCGTAAAGTATaaactgattttttaaattataattactctGCAATAC
Coding sequences:
- the LOC139809297 gene encoding uncharacterized protein isoform X2: MPRSFKKDVNDTFKNRWPGASLTIIRGFKNLHECAFIGDDSSEELEELVEVAKEEGLLDMKSTTETSRLSNVPDKMRRADQNIHFYHEDKTLRLNISESSKYQPGSHELDAETMRNILTQLLAKTDYTKKKKKNPHHHYEAVFRDITNIDKPVTTHPGNLQQDQLREKSINNLESNNKNVSENSTKSTLLSSKIPISVQEKQYNHKESKIQQTAASSSKLHPSSTVSSKQTESSMAREIMKEQEESTTKQANFEEVFQDVLRKINSLGDRGKQMLHKLMDTIDAEAGAKGAALKQLVNDTMNDKKLSSEAKQRRRRDLILSSPLYEELTQEDEDGDAALEEDMLHPDGIAEDRGTVNETTLNDRSNSEFWSSFSSSEERLLECKGLILNLPLTPHRFCTPKHESHHSTASFANTVTYRVPLNGYYFFVFNSENEVQPNYVRVKFDLLKTVYNTSNPVHSCKNSTKECSLPFQLFSNERTVLELPLSGNDSQWNEEYIGVSVCEPRTMVYTICVIMVPLLILCFAFQ